One region of Candidatus Brocadia sp. genomic DNA includes:
- a CDS encoding nicotinate phosphoribosyltransferase: MKEPKSLFLTEDSLGIVTDLYQLSMAAGYFEQKMHDVVTFELFVRHLPKNRSYLVVAGLEQVLHYLTHITFSPKTIQFLRRLPIFHNVGQEFFEYLKNFTFRGDVYAMPEGTIVFADEPMLRVTAPIIETQIVETYLLSIINFQTSIATKASRVVSSAQGREVIDFGTRRAHGPQAGVLAARSCFIGGCKGTSNVFAACELGIPAVGTVAHSWVMAFENEQDSFYKFHEIFPDNTTLLIDTYDTLAGARHAAMIGKKLKGVRIDSGDILELSKKVRSILDTEGLQHVKIVASGDLNEDRIDNLLRNGAPIDSFGVGTEMVTSKDAPALGGVYKLVEQEHNGKIIPRMKFSKDKLTYPCKKQVYRIIDKADNFVNDVIGLEGENLQGISLLIPVIKNGKICYDLPTVHEIQRTTSNNLTHLPVPFKRLTDAETYPVTKSKGLEAKRHEAEKILKDINIPLAALFEGPV, from the coding sequence ATGAAAGAACCAAAATCCCTGTTCCTGACTGAAGATTCACTTGGCATCGTTACAGACCTTTATCAACTGAGTATGGCTGCCGGATACTTTGAACAGAAGATGCACGATGTCGTAACTTTTGAATTGTTCGTTCGCCACTTACCGAAAAATCGCTCTTATCTCGTTGTCGCAGGACTGGAACAGGTGCTGCACTATCTGACCCATATTACCTTTTCACCAAAAACTATTCAATTTTTAAGACGGCTACCTATCTTTCACAATGTGGGTCAGGAATTCTTTGAATACTTAAAAAATTTTACTTTCCGTGGAGACGTTTACGCTATGCCCGAAGGAACAATTGTCTTTGCGGATGAGCCCATGCTTCGGGTTACTGCCCCTATTATTGAGACACAGATTGTAGAGACGTATCTTCTTTCAATCATTAATTTCCAGACCTCAATAGCCACAAAGGCGTCAAGGGTCGTATCTTCAGCCCAGGGGCGAGAGGTAATTGATTTTGGTACTCGTCGTGCCCATGGTCCTCAGGCAGGTGTCCTTGCAGCAAGGTCGTGTTTTATCGGTGGATGCAAGGGTACCTCCAATGTATTTGCGGCCTGTGAACTGGGCATACCAGCAGTAGGAACAGTAGCCCATTCGTGGGTCATGGCCTTTGAAAATGAACAAGATTCATTCTATAAATTTCACGAAATATTTCCTGATAATACTACCCTGCTCATTGATACGTATGATACCCTGGCCGGAGCAAGGCATGCGGCCATGATTGGTAAGAAGCTGAAGGGTGTTCGTATTGACAGCGGAGACATATTGGAACTTAGCAAGAAAGTACGAAGTATTTTAGATACTGAAGGGTTACAACATGTCAAGATCGTTGCCAGTGGCGATCTCAATGAAGATCGTATTGATAATTTGTTAAGGAATGGTGCACCCATTGATTCCTTTGGCGTGGGTACCGAGATGGTAACTTCCAAAGATGCTCCCGCATTGGGTGGCGTCTATAAGTTAGTTGAGCAGGAGCATAATGGGAAAATTATTCCGAGGATGAAATTCAGTAAAGACAAACTTACGTACCCATGCAAAAAACAGGTATATCGCATCATCGATAAAGCGGATAATTTTGTAAACGATGTAATCGGGCTTGAAGGTGAAAATTTGCAGGGAATATCCCTTTTAATACCTGTTATAAAAAATGGTAAGATATGTTACGACCTGCCAACAGTGCACGAAATCCAACGTACCACATCAAACAACCTTACACACCTGCCAGTACCCTTCAAACGGTTAACCGATGCTGAAACCTACCCTGTTACCAAAAGCAAAGGACTGGAGGCAAAGAGACACGAGGCTGAAAAAATACTGAAGGACATTAATATACCGTTGGCTGCGTTGTTTGAAGGGCCTGTTTAA